A stretch of the Desulfobacter sp. genome encodes the following:
- the sat gene encoding sulfate adenylyltransferase yields MSKLVAPHGGKGLVICKLEGAELEAEVKKAAGLKQIEISSQVKGDLIMLGIGGFSPLNGFMTKADWKGVCADFLLADGTFWPVPVMLDAAASDAADVNVGDEIALVRGGETYATMKVEEKFEMTEDEKKWECEKVYKGHGEESADADFWKIAMEDHPGVQAVMARKEFCFSGPVKVLSEGEFPEKFKGVYLTPTETRAIFDERGWANVASMQLRNPMHRSHEHLCKIALDVCDGVLIHSLIGNLKPGDIPADVRIECIDTLIKGYFVPEHVVNGGYPLDMRYAGPREGLLHATFRQNYGVNRMIIGRDHAGVGDFYTLFEAQEIFDTIPQPEGEGKALLCEPLKIDWTFYCHKCDGMASMRTCPHGKDDRVILSGTKLRHALSNNEEVVDHFGREEVLVILRKYYASLTEKVEVKLQSHAEGSKM; encoded by the coding sequence ATGTCTAAATTAGTTGCACCCCATGGTGGAAAAGGACTGGTAATTTGTAAGCTCGAAGGCGCTGAACTTGAAGCAGAAGTTAAAAAAGCAGCTGGCCTGAAACAGATTGAGATTTCTTCCCAGGTCAAAGGTGACCTGATCATGCTCGGTATCGGTGGATTTTCTCCCCTGAACGGTTTCATGACCAAGGCTGACTGGAAAGGTGTTTGCGCTGATTTCCTTCTGGCTGACGGTACCTTCTGGCCTGTTCCCGTAATGCTTGATGCAGCGGCTTCTGATGCTGCCGACGTTAATGTCGGTGACGAGATTGCCCTGGTCAGAGGCGGTGAAACCTATGCCACCATGAAAGTCGAAGAAAAATTCGAAATGACCGAAGACGAGAAAAAATGGGAATGCGAGAAAGTCTATAAGGGTCATGGCGAAGAGTCTGCTGACGCTGACTTCTGGAAAATTGCCATGGAAGATCATCCCGGTGTTCAGGCGGTTATGGCCAGAAAAGAATTCTGCTTTTCAGGTCCTGTAAAAGTCCTTTCCGAAGGCGAGTTCCCTGAAAAATTCAAAGGTGTTTACCTGACACCCACCGAGACTCGTGCCATCTTTGATGAAAGAGGCTGGGCAAACGTTGCTTCCATGCAGCTGAGAAACCCCATGCATCGTTCCCATGAGCATCTGTGCAAGATCGCCCTTGACGTATGTGACGGCGTTCTGATCCATTCTCTGATCGGTAACCTCAAACCCGGTGATATCCCTGCAGACGTTCGCATCGAATGCATTGACACCCTGATCAAGGGTTACTTTGTTCCCGAGCATGTTGTCAATGGCGGATATCCCCTTGACATGAGATATGCCGGTCCCCGTGAAGGCCTGCTGCACGCCACTTTCCGTCAGAACTACGGTGTCAACAGAATGATCATCGGTCGTGACCATGCCGGCGTTGGTGATTTTTACACACTTTTCGAAGCTCAGGAAATCTTTGACACTATTCCCCAGCCCGAAGGCGAAGGAAAAGCACTGCTTTGCGAACCTTTGAAAATTGACTGGACATTCTACTGCCACAAATGTGACGGCATGGCTTCCATGAGAACCTGCCCCCACGGCAAAGATGACCGCGTTATTCTTTCCGGTACCAAACTGCGTCACGCCCTGTCCAACAACGAAGAAGTTGTTGACCATTTTGGCCGTGAAGAAGTTCTGGTTATCCTGAGAAAGTACTATGCCTCTTTGACTGAAAAAGTTGAAGTAAAACTGCAGAGCCATGCAGAAGGAAGCAAGATGTAA